TTAGTAAGTCTCTGTCCATAACTACTTTTCAACCAATTTCTGTGAGTTGTCCGAGGCTCGATATGTGATCATCGTTCTTCTCTGTCCGATTGGTCCTGGGAACCTGTTAACTGTGATAtcaacattggtatcagagccaaaggttgGGTTCTGTGAAGACCgagaatgatgatgatggttctGGAGATCGTCTGATGGATAAAGGGAAGTCCGTTGGTGCCGATTTCGGTGATGCCGGGATGAACACCGGAAAGTGCGGCAAGGGCAACGAAAAAGGTAAACAGTACGTACAGGGGAAGCCATCCAAACGGTCATGGAAATCACCCATAAAAAACTTTCCCAAGAAGATGGTTCCGAGGGGTTTCGCAAAGAAGTTTGGCCGTAAGGGAAGTGCACCGGTCGGGAGACCGAGGAAGGCCGGGATTCGCTGTTTCATGTGCAAATAATTCGGGCACATTGCTTCTATATGTTTCTATATGTCCGAGTAAGCACATTAACCTTAGCCCATTACCCGTAGTAAATGGTTACTTGGTTAATGTTACTTGGTTAAGACGCATATGACGGGCGATAGGAGTGTGTTCAAATGTTTTAAAAGGTATTTTGGTGTAACGACGAATGATAAGTAAAAAAGAATTTTCATTCATTCATAGGGTTGGTAAAGTTAAGATACCGGTGGATGGAAAATGTAAAACCATATTGTGTGTTAGTTACGTTACGAGTCTCAAGAAAAATGTTTTAAGCATAGAGCAATTATTGTTTCAAGGAATTGAAACGGTCACTACCGGTGACACTTGTGTTTTAAAGAAAATGTTCGATAGTCGTGTGAAAGGGTTTGATGTTTTTGAGAATAAGTCGGAGATAAAATTTGAAGAGGAATATCTAGACAAGTTCTATGAGGGTCTAGATGTCGAAAATGGGCAccacaaagaaaagaaaaaaactcAAGAAATATGTTGAGGGGTATTACGAGATAGAGttcaagaaagagagagagagagagagagagagagagagagagagagagagggagggagagagagagaaataagAGGTTAAACGGTGAAAGCACATCGGGTATTAAAAAGAAGGAGATCGTTTTCTCGAAGAAAGAAAAAGTCGGATTCATGATTTACCACGAGGGTTTGAAGGATAATCCGTTGCAATCTCGAGAGGAGTTACGTCTTCTTTCCTAAGATGAGGAGGATGTCATTGAAAATGACATGATTGTTGAAAGTTGTTTAGAAGCGTTGGATTTGATATTGCTACATGAATAGTTGGTCGGGCATGGAAGGTTTTATTGTGCCACTTTCGAGGAAAATCTCTTATGGTTTACACCATGTTTCCTCAGGATTTTCAAGAAAAACACAATGCCACCAACATTGATTGACGGTAGGGAAATAAGTTTAATCTTGCTACACCGAGTGGTAACCGTCAAAGGTGGAATAAAGAAGGTGATTGAAGATGATCTTTGGGATGAAGTCGCGTTCGAGTGTGGTTATGAACCGGACAACGCGCATGTAGTAAAGGTTCCCTACATTAACTACATAGAATTAATCGAGTGCTACTTTGATTTGATGAAAAAAAGCAAGATAAGAATGCACCGGACGCGAATGGAGCAAACTCGAAGAAGCCACAAGAACCGTAACGCAAATGGAGCAAACTCGAAGCAAGATAAAACCAAGCCTAATTCTCTTCGGCGGAGAGTTATAGTTGTCATTCATGGCTCGAGTCGGCTCCCAACGGGTCTCCTGCATGTGAAGTCTATCTCCATGACATGGAATTCTATAGCTGCTTTGGAGGATAGGTTAGCCAAATCTAAAGTTTTTATTAGTAATCTTTTCAAAGGGAAGGTGGGGTCTGGAAATAAAGTCCGCTTTTGGGTCGACCGATCCACTTCCTGAAAATTTTATTTCCAAACCTGATCCACTAAAATTTTCAGCGTAGCCTACATTTTTACTGACACCTGCAACATTTTCTGACACTAACACACTTTTCGTAACAatggagagaggagagagaatatgttacattttgtgtggttgctatatatatacacataatcacatatttGCGTGGTTgctatatctaaaaatataacacataaatatacacataatcacatatttGTGTGgttgctatatatatataggattaggttcaagagtgaacaacttcttaagaatgaactgagtgaactaatcttggcccttgatcattttttagattaaaagggtaagattgacattagtcaaagtatgtttaattaaaatccttaattttctcatctcttaactctatctcatttttaattatttctccatTATTTTTATTATAAGAGATTGAAGGGCTTTAAATTTTTGTAGACCATCATGGATTATGACATTATCATTCTATATCTTCAGCTCATATGTTGAAGTTGATTAATGAATATTGCAAGTATTCTTATTATTCAAGATGATAATAaagacaaaactattattttttttcaaatgttttttttttctttttttaaaatattctgtttacaaattatttaatTTCCAAATATTCGTAGCACTTATTTCTTTATCcatagattttttttaattttaacttaaatattgtttttcttttattatctgtatatatagatatcataatatattgttttcaacattttttaattttcaatataTATTGAAAATTTTCTCTAAGATTGAAATtggagttaattgccaaaatcgtccctgaggtttgggcacatctgccattttcgtccaaaatgacacttttgtaccattttgccccccacgtttgtaactttttgccattttcatccaaaccactaacttagtttattttttctgttaagttggatatttggatgaaaatggaaaATATAAACCAcggggacgattttggcaatttactaaaactctttttaatttcttttagttagttaattttgttacatatataataaaaaagaatatacatgcaatttttatatgaaaataataatagttttgtcacacattttttataaattttcatccaaccactaactaagttaattttgctctattaaggtgaaggatgttttaaattttataaattaatacagaaattaattttcaattgtttATATAGAtcacttttataaaaataaatctacTTAAATCTCTAATTTATAGATGAAAGAAAAGCTTGATACCTGGAAACAGAAAGCTTCAATGTCTCAAAACAATAAATTTCATAAAGATAAGTACCCTTTTTCAAATGAGATAATTACgcagttagtccctgtggtttacactAAATAACAATCTAAGGTACTAAGAGTTTAAAATCACGTTTCAGGGTactaacttttaattttttaacaAAGTAAGGTCCTAAGGTTAGTTGGCTGTTAAATGCTAACCCTGACACCCTCACGTGCAATAAACGTGAGGGTAAAAATGTCATTTAATCCTAATGAACTGCTTTCCCTCCCAATTTATAACCCTAACATCTAACATGCTCTTCCCCCTTTCCTCATCTGTGAACAGAGGCATCGAAGATACAAACTAAACCCTAACAGCCGTCATGGTGATGTGCAAGTGTGGTAGAGCAGCATTGATGAAGACATCGAAGACCTCCAAAAACCCTGAACGGAGATTTTATACATGCCCACAAATGGTAAGTATTTGAATCCCCTTATCACCTAATTCGTGTATTTActgaaattttttattttcagaGATCAAAATGTAAGTTCTTTGTGTGGATTGATCCTCCTGTGAACTCTCCTCCATCCCCAGAGTTAGGGTTTCATAAAGCCCCAAATCACAGTTCGAGCATTGAAGTCAGATTTGAAGAATTGAAGCATGAAATTAGAAGAAAGGATGCTGCATTAGTGATGAGTTGGTGTATACTTGTTGGCCTTTTAGTGTTAATCCTTGTAGTTGTTTTGATCAGTCTTCTTTTGAAGCCTTCATAATGTTAATCCAGTAATGAAATGTGAACGCTGTGTTTTGTTTGTAATAAAGTGTGTTTTGTTTGTAATAAAGTGTGTTTTGTTTGTAATAAAGTGTGTTTTGTTTATAATGAAGTTGTGTTTTGTTTGTGTTGACCATAATATGGCTTTAAAACCTGACAAGTAAACCTGACAAGGCAAATTGACCATAATATGGCTTTAAAACCTGACAAGATAAACCTGACCATAAGACAAACCTGATAACATATACCAAACTGATAAAACTGAtaatataagataaaagtgttTGAGACATATCCCAAAAAGACCATAAGATAAAACTGATAACATATCCCAAACTGATAACAACAGTTTTACAAAAACCATATCCCAAACATCCTAATAACATCAAAAAGGATAACCAGAAGTTTTAGCAGCCTAATAACATCAAAAAGCATCAAAAAGCATAACCAAACATCCTATTTAACTAGATTGAGCAGCAGTTGAGCCTTGTCCGGTGCACCTTCTTTTATTGTGACCTTTTCCTCCACAGCTTCCACATGTCACTGTCTTCCATTTCCTACTCAACTTGCCATCTTTAACCATGCTATCTTCCTTCTCCATTTCATCCTTTCTTCTCATCTTCCTTGGTCTGCCAACAGGTTTTTGGTACATTGGTTCAAGGAGTTTTGTACTACAGCGTGCCCTAGGCCACATGCTTCTTCCATTGATTGGGCCTATTTTGTAAGAGTATACCTTCTTCCATGTAGACAACCAATAGCACTCATCCATCCATCTCTCTTGTATGTCAACCTgtgcaaacaaaaaaaaaaatacattaacTTTAAACCATTTGCAGCCACTTCAGTTGCAGTAATGAAATTACCTTCAAACCATTTGCAGCCATATCCCAGTTGGTGGCAACAGCATGTGTACAaggcatgccccttatttcccaTTTCCTGCATGTGCAGGTCCTCTCAATGACATCCACAACAAACTGCTCTCCATATCTTTCACCCAAATAACAACTAACTTGATACTTAGGACCACCATTCCACTGGACAATTAAATTGGCTGCATGTTTTTTGACAAGCTCAAAATGCTTTGTATAATCACCAATCACATGCTTTGCAGCCATATTTTTGGCCCTAAATGCCTTCATTGTTGAAACTTCCATCATGAATTTCCTCTGCAACTGATCCTTGATAGCTTTTATTGGGATCTTGGGGTTTGATTCAATATCCAACATTATCTCCTTGGATATCCATTCAGATGTGAAGTGTCTTGAAGTTCTTGTTTGAAAACACTTATGTTGTGGGTTATAGGTTTTAACCACCCAGGTAGGTTCATCTTTAAGCTTAGCCACATACACAACCCAAGGACATTTATTAGGGTTTTCTTTTGTTAACCTACCACCATCTTTCTGACTTTCATTTGGGCCATCTTTTTGACTTTCACTTGGGCCTTCTTTCTCTTGGGCCCTTTCAAAATCAGGAATTCTCCCTTTGCAATGGGCCCTTATCCTTTCCTGATCATTCCTATAGAAAAAAATCTCCCTTCTTGTTTCAATTGCATGTCTTCTGATGAGGGTCTTCACCTGTGAATTATCACCAAATGTTTGACCTACATAAAATGCACATTTTTCCTTACTAGCTTCTTGCTGTTTCCTAATCCTCCTAAATGCTTTTTTCCTATGCTTTTCAATGGTAAGTTCTCCTTCAGATTCAGATGTGCCAAGGGAATCATTGCTAAGATATTCTTCTTCTAAGGGATCATGTTCAGTATCATCCACACTTGTTTCAGTAGcattatcattttctttttcattgttcATCTGATGCTTAGCCTGGAACTTGTCATTAAACTGACTCATATCAACTTCTACCTCAAACACCTCATTTTCCTCATCGACAATGTCCTCATCACCACTATCCTCATTATCATGTTCAACCCTTTCACTCTATTTAGCCTTTTCAGTCTCATTAGCCTTTTCAGTCTCATTACCATTTTCATTCTCATTACCCTTTTCAGTCTCATTACCCTTTTCATTCTCATTACCCTTTTCCTTCTGTTCAGCTGGCCTTACATAAGGTTTTAAAACATCACCAAGtgtgttgtgatcactaaacatctCATTAAAA
This is a stretch of genomic DNA from Helianthus annuus cultivar XRQ/B chromosome 16, HanXRQr2.0-SUNRISE, whole genome shotgun sequence. It encodes these proteins:
- the LOC110905514 gene encoding uncharacterized protein LOC110905514; its protein translation is MVMCKCGRAALMKTSKTSKNPERRFYTCPQMRSKCKFFVWIDPPVNSPPSPELGFHKAPNHSSSIEVRFEELKHEIRRKDAALVMSWCILVGLLVLILVVVLISLLLKPS